A genomic window from Sphingobacteriales bacterium includes:
- a CDS encoding DUF288 domain-containing protein has protein sequence MENNKKTALVVTSIASQNEVLQSLANGSAENNISFYVIGDTKSPENFELEGCNFYSIEKQRQLSFEFAKLCPERHYTRKNIGYLIAIQEGADLIIETDDDNFPKAKFWQKRKRKHHVPFAEENSWLNIYHFFSEQFVWPRGFALEHLQKPVPSIQEFDIQEKICPIQQGLADENPDVDAIYRLAYPLPLKFKEGKIAIGKGSWCPFNSQNTTWFKEVFPLLYLPSYCSFRMTDIWRSFVAQRILWENDWFLLFHEPTVWQERNEHNLMKDFQDEIPGYLNNNRIAEELENLNLTPGSENIPDNLMKCYNKLIEINVIGQDEISLLKAWLNDLKALQII, from the coding sequence AATATTTCGTTTTATGTCATTGGAGACACCAAATCGCCTGAAAACTTTGAATTGGAAGGCTGTAATTTTTACAGTATCGAAAAACAAAGACAACTCAGTTTTGAATTTGCAAAACTTTGCCCTGAGAGGCACTACACCCGAAAAAACATTGGTTATCTGATAGCTATTCAGGAAGGTGCAGATTTAATTATTGAAACTGATGACGACAACTTCCCCAAAGCAAAATTCTGGCAAAAAAGGAAACGCAAGCATCATGTCCCATTTGCTGAAGAAAATTCATGGTTAAATATTTATCATTTTTTCAGCGAACAGTTTGTGTGGCCACGGGGTTTTGCCCTTGAACATCTTCAAAAACCTGTTCCCTCTATTCAAGAATTTGATATTCAGGAGAAAATTTGTCCGATTCAGCAAGGACTGGCAGATGAAAATCCTGATGTGGATGCCATTTACCGCCTTGCTTATCCATTACCACTTAAATTTAAAGAGGGTAAAATTGCCATTGGAAAAGGTAGCTGGTGTCCTTTCAACAGTCAGAACACTACCTGGTTTAAGGAAGTCTTTCCCTTACTTTACCTTCCGTCTTATTGCAGTTTCCGGATGACCGACATCTGGAGAAGCTTCGTGGCCCAGCGAATCCTTTGGGAAAACGACTGGTTTCTCCTTTTCCATGAGCCTACTGTGTGGCAGGAAAGAAACGAACATAACCTGATGAAAGATTTTCAGGATGAAATACCGGGCTATCTGAATAATAACAGAATTGCAGAAGAACTTGAAAACCTGAACCTTACGCCAGGAAGCGAAAATATTCCGGATAATCTGATGAAGTGTTACAATAAACTCATCGAAATCAATGTTATTGGACAGGATGAAATCAGTTTGCTGAAAGCATGGCTGAACGACCTGAAAGCACTTCAGATAATATGA